The following proteins are co-located in the Manihot esculenta cultivar AM560-2 chromosome 7, M.esculenta_v8, whole genome shotgun sequence genome:
- the LOC110607501 gene encoding uncharacterized protein LOC110607501 gives MIGKVFKIDERTLLATRGHFARLAVTVDLTKPLITRILVNEKLKVIEYEALPIVCFHCGVYGHIKDNCPKLVVNPSNTEGASTLEEKKTAEAEPSKEEQAAAEPYSPWILVEPRKRRQSGNGKNGSGGGKCGNSSNGSRFNLLAKNLESSFGLADLKENDNRKEIKRAKDGAKNPGDIKGKKEGIRKNKGKEVVEEIVNPFSGIDLNAFPINNGPFVGQAVDGPPGFVNNRHKGRTGKK, from the coding sequence ATGATCGGCAAAGtctttaaaattgatgaacGTACCCTTCTTGCCACAAGAGGCCATTTTGCTCGGTTGGCTGTCACGGTGGATCTCACGAAACCCTTGATTACCAGGATTTTAGTGAACGAGAAACTTAAGGTCATTGAATATGAGGCTCTCCCGATCGTGTGCTTCCATTGTGGCGTTTATGGTCACATTAAGGATAATTGCCCTAAGCTTGTTGTGAACCCGAGTAACACGGAAGGTGCATCGACTCTGGAGGAGAAGAAGACTGCGGAGGCCGAACCATCGAAGGAGGAACAGGCAGCGGCTGAACCATACAGCCCTTGGATTCTGGTTGAGCCTCGGAAAAGGCGACAATCTGGAAATGGGAAGAATGGATCTGGTGGCGGGAAATGTGGGAATTCCTCCAACGGCTCTCGATTCAATCTCCTCGCTAAAAATCTGGAAAGCTCGTTTGGTCTTGCTGATTTAAAGGAGAATGATAatagaaaagaaattaaaagagcCAAAGATGGTGCCAAAAATCCTGGTGATATTAAAGGGAAGAAAGAAGGCATCAGAAAAAACAAAGGAAAGGAGGTGGTGGAAGAAATTGTTAACCCTTTCTCTGGAATTGATTTAAATGCCTTTCCAATTAATAATGGGCCATTTGTTGGACAAGCTGTGGATGGTCCCCCTGGTTTTGTTAATAACAGGCATAAGGGCCGCAccggaaaaaaataa